In Bacillus rossius redtenbacheri isolate Brsri chromosome 9 unlocalized genomic scaffold, Brsri_v3 Brsri_v3_scf9_2, whole genome shotgun sequence, one DNA window encodes the following:
- the LOC134542818 gene encoding protein NDUFAF4 homolog produces the protein MGKVFSVIQRKVNRFNIESRAQKIISKEKQTPAPKHQSTLKEFEKIKQELSELPKAELEKDVALDTKLKEVYVVSTDGHVEKPGSESLRPLPQERRAVEAPEFGFLEPSIVPRGRCTLQQALRFISDHQEDPVRWRHDVIAQEYKLQLETVEKILLHYRMFQVYIPKDKNEKKESMFVLPRINKKQLAADPEVKLKRPESSIEDK, from the exons ATGGGCAAAGTATTTTCAGTCATACAGCGTAAAGTTAATAGATTTAACATCGAGAGTAGGGCtcagaaaataatttcaaaagagAAACAAACACCGGCACCGAAGCACCAGTCAACGTTAAaggaatttgaaaaaattaaacaag AACTTTCTGAATTACCCAAGGCAGAGTTGGAGAAAGATGTAGCCCTTGATACCAAGCTAAAGGAAGTGTATGTCGTATCGACTGATGGACAT GTGGAGAAGCCCGGGAGCGAGTCTCTGCGCCCTCTGCCCCAAGAGCGCCGCGCAGTCGAGGCCCCGGAGTTTGGCTTTCTGGAGCCGAGCATCGTACCCCGTGGTCGCTGCACCCTGCAGCAGGCGCTAAGGTTCATCAGCGACCATCAGGAGGACCCAGTCAGATGGAGGCACGATGTCATAGCCCAGGAGTATAAGTTACAGCTGGAAACTGTAG aaaaaatacTTCTGCATTACAGAATGTTTCAAGTTTATATCCCGAAAGATAAGAATGAGAAAAAAGAATCTATGTTTGTTTTGCCTCGAATAAACAAAAAGCAGCTGGCTGCAGACCCAGAGGTGAAACTGAAGAGACCTGAATCATCTATAGAGGACAAGTGA